The following DNA comes from Candidatus Aegiribacteria sp..
TACGATGGCGTATCTCTCGCCTGTTTCGAAATCTTCAAAAACCACTGTCTCGGAACGGGTACCGACAGCCATAATCTGAATCGAACCTGTATAGTGAAGATACTCTTCAGAAACATGCTGCGTTGTGCCGCATGCAACGATAAGGACAACAATTGCCGTAAAGTAATATTTCATAGTAATTCTCCTATTTTAAAGGCCACGGCTGCAGCTGATCAGCTGGAACATCTGTTGTGTCAGCGATTATTCCCCAGGCACCGTATCCTACCCATCTACTAAGAACAGCTCTGAGATCCTCGGCGGACAGCTCCGAAAAATCGTCAAATACCGTGTAGGCTTTTCGCCAATCGCCCGTACAGATCTCGAAATTTCCCATCATCCAGCATTGATTATCTTTGCTGGCAGCACTGAGATTCTCAAGTGTTCTGCTTTTTTCTATAGTGCCTCTTACGACATCCTCATCTATAGGGTTTTCGATTGCTTCAGCAAGAACTTCGGCCATAAGCGAACAGGCCAGCACAGGCTGCGGGGTACTGACGTACATATAACCCCAGTTTTCCTGGTAGCTGGTAGCTCCCGAGAATGTAGCATAAGTTAGCGCATTGTCCGTTCTCAGAACCTGCCAGAGGATATCGTTAACTACTGTAAGCGCGGCGTTGAAGGTCTGAAGATCCTCGTGACCCTGGGGCGGGGCATTGAATTTAACAACAGCGTAAGCGGTTGGCACCTCTCTATGTTGTACAACAATCGTATCACTATTGACCGTAAAGTGTTCAACCTGCTGGAACTCCTGTCCACCCGCTGGGATTTCTCCGAAGGCCTGTTCCAGTATATCGCGCAGTTCTTCAGGTTCCGTGGGCCCGGCATGGGTGATGAGAAGATTCCCCGAACGGATTCTCTCATCAAGCATATTCGAAACGTCTTCGATGGTGAAACTGGAAACGGTCTCATCTGTACCGTCGGGAAGTCGCCTGTATGTGTGACCGGGCATGAATGCATCGTTGGCTACAAACCATATCCAGCTATCAGGATCGCTGTACTTTTCCTGCAAATCCTGCATTGTACTTTCTCGAACCTGTTCGAAAGCCTGGGAACCAAGTTGCGGATTCAACAGGCAGTCGCCGAATGCTGTAAGAAGAATCGGCAGGTCTTCGCTTATACATTTCAGGTGATATCTGCTGTAATCGTAGTTGAAGCTGCTTGTCCATTCAGCCTGGGTTCTGTCCATCAGTTCGCGCCATTGCGGCCCGGGAAAATCCTCCGAACCCATCATGGCGCACTCAAGAGAAAATCGTTCAAGTCCCTGTGTCTCTTCCGTAAGGGCACTTGATCCGCCTATGATGAAAAAGGAAACCCCCTCTATCTCGTTATTATCTATAGTCCTGGTGATGACAGGAATACCGTTGGAAAGCGTGAATTCCTCAATATCTGCCGGAACTGACGCATGCAGAGATACAAACAGAACAACAATAGTTAGACAGATAATCTTCATTACCGGATCTCCTCTCCATCAAGAGGCATCAGTACAAACGCGGCGTGGGGTTTGTCCACTATCCAGGTTTCCAGGAATTCGTTCATGTCATCCAGGTCAACAACTTCAAGACTGTCCTGGTAAGTAGCGTAGTAATCCAGGCTGCCTGCAACGACCCACCAGAAAGGCATTGATTCCACCGCTACATCCCTGGATGTCTCCTCCGCAAGAATCCTGTGACGACGCAGCTCTTCCTTTGCCAGTTCGATGCCATCTTCATCGTAATAATCAGGAGACTGAAGCTGCTGGATTTCTTCAAAGAGAAGATCCAGAGCCTCTTCAGCCCTGTCCGGCGGCACCATTCCACCGAAAGTTATCGAAGGTGAATAGCGCTGCGTATAGTAAGAAGCATATACATTGATGAAGGGTCCGTTTGTAACCAGGTCAGTGTAGAATTCCTTGCTCATAAGCGCAAGGTACGAACCCCATATATCTGCCGGGTAGCTGTCTCCCGGATCAGTGGATATTGAAGGTCCTTCGTATATAACCGAAACGTATCCCGCGCCTGAGGGACTGTCCACAAAGATTACCGTATCCCTTTCTATAGTGATGAGCCTCGGGAGATTGTCATAGTTGCTTCTGCCTCCGTACTCCCAGCCAGCGAACTGCTCTTCGGCCATTCTGAAAGCATCTTCGTACTCAACATCCCCGGCAATTATTAAAGCTGAATTATCAGGAGTGTAGTACTGGTCCTGAAAAGCATGCATG
Coding sequences within:
- a CDS encoding insulinase family protein → MKIICLTIVVLFVSLHASVPADIEEFTLSNGIPVITRTIDNNEIEGVSFFIIGGSSALTEETQGLERFSLECAMMGSEDFPGPQWRELMDRTQAEWTSSFNYDYSRYHLKCISEDLPILLTAFGDCLLNPQLGSQAFEQVRESTMQDLQEKYSDPDSWIWFVANDAFMPGHTYRRLPDGTDETVSSFTIEDVSNMLDERIRSGNLLITHAGPTEPEELRDILEQAFGEIPAGGQEFQQVEHFTVNSDTIVVQHREVPTAYAVVKFNAPPQGHEDLQTFNAALTVVNDILWQVLRTDNALTYATFSGATSYQENWGYMYVSTPQPVLACSLMAEVLAEAIENPIDEDVVRGTIEKSRTLENLSAASKDNQCWMMGNFEICTGDWRKAYTVFDDFSELSAEDLRAVLSRWVGYGAWGIIADTTDVPADQLQPWPLK
- a CDS encoding insulinase family protein; translated protein: MKAFILLFIPLIFVASAADFETRQLDNGLTVIVSPDDISPVVTICIAVKTGATCETPETNGLAHFYEHMFFKGNEALPDQTTYNQRIGQLGIIRNGTTATEKVQYFITLGSENFQEGLEFMYDAITSPLFDMEEMEREREVIMNEYNRGLTHPFHNLTLAKEEVIYAAAPWRQSAIGVPEVIQAAAPPAMHAFQDQYYTPDNSALIIAGDVEYEDAFRMAEEQFAGWEYGGRSNYDNLPRLITIERDTVIFVDSPSGAGYVSVIYEGPSISTDPGDSYPADIWGSYLALMSKEFYTDLVTNGPFINVYASYYTQRYSPSITFGGMVPPDRAEEALDLLFEEIQQLQSPDYYDEDGIELAKEELRRHRILAEETSRDVAVESMPFWWVVAGSLDYYATYQDSLEVVDLDDMNEFLETWIVDKPHAAFVLMPLDGEEIR